A region from the Lycium barbarum isolate Lr01 chromosome 8, ASM1917538v2, whole genome shotgun sequence genome encodes:
- the LOC132605819 gene encoding uncharacterized protein LOC132605819 — MEVSGTIRPNRSDVHVSKEEEAKMEEATREYFDGIAPKRHTKPQRSEYSSTYADNIIPSSDDGTIPEHLEFQRLENNDPQKLVYKGSSQVTEEFVETEYYKDLNGIDKQHHTTGTGFIKVENENGNTYNIGADSATDSSHVYKGNPATNDWIPTEVAEVNFISEKPNRSDN; from the exons ATGGAGGTGAGTGGAACTATTAGGCCAAATAGAAGTGATGTGCATGTATCAAAGGAGGAAGAAGCAAAAATGGAGGAAGCAACAAGAGAATACTTTGATGGCATAGCACCAAAGAGACACACTAAACCTCAACGTAGTGAATATTCTTCAACTTATGCTGATAACATAATCCCTTCTTCTGATGATGGTACAATTCCTGAACATCTTGAATTCCAACGTCTCGAGAATAATGATCCTCAG AAATTGGTTTACAAAGGAAGCAGCCAAGTGACAGAGGAATTTGTGGAAACAGAGTATTACAAAGATCTTAATGGCATTGACAAGCAGCACCACACG ACAGGAACAGGATTTATCAAAGTGGAGAATGAAAATGGGAACACTTACAATATAGGAGCTGATTCTGCTACTGATTCATCCCATGTTTACAAGGGGAATCCAGCTACTAATGACTGGATTCCAACTGAGGTTGCTGAG GTTAATTTTATCTCAGAGAAACCAAACAGAAGTGATAACTGA